Proteins found in one Pueribacillus theae genomic segment:
- the tpiA gene encoding triose-phosphate isomerase, translating into MRKPIIAGNWKMYKTVDEAKRFAEEVKERIPSAEAIDSVICVPAIALDSLVKEAAGTDLKIGAQTMHWEKEGAYTGEISPSQLNALGVEYVIIGHSERRAMFGETDETVNKKVKAAIRHSLHPIVCVGESIEVRKGGQTTAVVRSEIEKAFHGLGEEEASRIVVAYEPIWAIGTGESATPEDADNVCETIRNVLSELYSETTANSIRIQYGGSVNEKNIDSILAMPHIDGALVGGASLDPESFLNLLGAVKRV; encoded by the coding sequence GTGCGGAAACCAATTATTGCCGGCAACTGGAAAATGTACAAAACCGTTGATGAAGCAAAGCGTTTCGCTGAAGAAGTAAAAGAGCGGATTCCTTCTGCTGAAGCGATTGACTCTGTCATCTGTGTGCCCGCGATTGCATTAGACAGCCTTGTCAAAGAAGCGGCAGGCACCGATTTGAAAATTGGCGCGCAGACAATGCATTGGGAAAAAGAGGGCGCTTATACCGGTGAAATCAGTCCAAGCCAATTGAACGCACTCGGCGTTGAATACGTCATTATCGGGCATTCCGAACGCCGTGCGATGTTTGGGGAAACAGACGAAACCGTAAATAAAAAAGTAAAGGCGGCCATACGCCATAGCCTCCATCCGATTGTTTGTGTCGGAGAGTCTATTGAAGTGAGAAAAGGCGGCCAAACGACAGCCGTTGTGCGCAGTGAAATTGAAAAAGCATTCCATGGTTTAGGTGAAGAGGAAGCGAGCCGTATCGTTGTCGCATATGAGCCGATTTGGGCAATTGGAACAGGCGAGAGCGCCACACCTGAAGACGCGGACAACGTGTGTGAAACGATTCGGAACGTGCTAAGCGAGCTTTATTCAGAAACAACGGCGAACAGCATCCGCATTCAATACGGCGGCAGTGTGAATGAAAAGAATATCGACTCGATCTTGGCCATGCCGCATATTGACGGGGCGCTTGTTGGAGGGGCGAGCCTTGATCCCGAATCATTTTTAAATTTGTTAGGAGCGGTGAAACGTGTCTAA
- a CDS encoding Na(+)/H(+) antiporter subunit B: MKINDVILQTVSRVVVFIILTMGVYLFLSGHHKPGGGFIGGLVLASALVLLYLAFDIETVHKGLPVDFKLIAAFGALLAVGTGLGSFLFNVPFLSQTIAYVNLPFFGRTELSTVLLFEAGVALAVVGVVITIILSISEDD, translated from the coding sequence TTGAAGATCAATGATGTTATTTTACAAACGGTTTCAAGGGTCGTCGTTTTCATCATTTTGACAATGGGAGTGTATTTATTCCTGTCAGGACACCACAAACCAGGAGGCGGGTTCATCGGCGGCCTTGTTCTTGCTTCTGCCCTTGTGCTCCTTTATCTCGCCTTTGACATTGAAACTGTCCATAAAGGCTTGCCAGTTGACTTCAAGCTGATTGCGGCTTTCGGAGCCCTGCTGGCCGTGGGAACTGGCCTTGGCTCTTTTCTTTTCAATGTGCCCTTTTTAAGCCAGACAATTGCTTATGTAAACCTCCCCTTCTTTGGAAGAACAGAGCTGTCTACGGTTCTCCTTTTTGAGGCAGGGGTTGCTCTTGCGGTTGTTGGTGTTGTCATAACGATTATTTTAAGTATTAGCGAGGATGATTAA
- a CDS encoding phosphoglycerate kinase codes for MNKKTLHDIDWKGKIVFCRVDFNVPMENGEVADNTRITASLPTIEYLCSKGAKVILASHLGRPKGKVVEELRLDPVAKRVSELIGKKVAKTDAVYGSEVTEAIKKLAEGDMLMLENVRFEPGEEANDPALSKHFAEMADLYVNDAFGVAHRAHASTAGVAERLPAVAGFLMEKEIEALSKALTNPDRPFTAIIGGAKVKDKINVIDHLLDIVDNLIIGGGLANTFLKARGLNIGDSLFEEDKISLAANLLEKAENKQVNFYMPEDVIVADRFANDANTKAVSIDEIPDGWQALDIGPKTSAKYREVILHSKLAVWNGPMGVFEMDAFAEGSKAVAEAFKDAKDTYTIIGGGDSAAAIEKFGYTDAVDHISTGGGASLEFMEGKELPGVKALDDK; via the coding sequence TTGAATAAGAAAACACTTCATGATATAGATTGGAAAGGGAAAATCGTTTTTTGTCGGGTGGACTTCAATGTGCCGATGGAAAACGGTGAAGTAGCCGATAATACGAGAATTACAGCCTCATTGCCTACGATTGAATATTTATGCAGCAAGGGAGCGAAAGTTATCCTGGCAAGCCACCTTGGAAGGCCAAAAGGAAAAGTTGTTGAAGAATTGCGGCTTGATCCTGTCGCAAAAAGGGTATCTGAGTTAATCGGAAAAAAGGTGGCAAAGACTGATGCTGTTTATGGAAGCGAAGTAACGGAAGCGATTAAGAAGCTCGCTGAAGGCGACATGTTAATGCTTGAAAACGTCCGCTTTGAGCCAGGGGAAGAAGCGAACGATCCAGCGCTTTCAAAACATTTTGCCGAGATGGCTGATCTCTATGTAAATGATGCGTTCGGTGTTGCCCACCGTGCCCATGCATCAACAGCAGGCGTTGCAGAACGCTTGCCAGCCGTTGCCGGATTTTTAATGGAAAAAGAAATTGAAGCGCTCAGCAAGGCGCTCACGAATCCGGATCGTCCGTTTACTGCCATTATCGGCGGGGCAAAAGTAAAAGACAAAATTAATGTCATCGATCATTTGCTGGATATTGTAGACAATTTAATTATCGGGGGTGGATTAGCCAATACGTTTCTGAAAGCACGCGGGTTGAATATTGGCGATTCACTGTTTGAAGAAGATAAAATTTCGCTCGCGGCCAACTTGCTTGAAAAAGCGGAGAATAAACAAGTGAACTTCTATATGCCTGAAGATGTCATCGTAGCGGATCGTTTTGCAAATGACGCAAATACGAAAGCGGTCTCGATTGATGAAATTCCGGACGGCTGGCAAGCGCTCGATATTGGCCCTAAAACGAGCGCGAAGTACAGAGAAGTTATCCTTCACTCAAAGCTTGCCGTATGGAACGGACCGATGGGTGTTTTTGAAATGGATGCCTTTGCAGAAGGTTCAAAAGCGGTCGCTGAAGCGTTCAAAGATGCAAAAGATACATATACGATTATCGGCGGCGGCGATTCAGCCGCGGCGATTGAAAAGTTCGGTTATACGGACGCTGTCGATCATATTTCAACAGGCGGTGGCGCTTCGCTTGAATTTATGGAAGGAAAGGAACTTCCCGGTGTGAAAGCGCTCGATGATAAATAA
- a CDS encoding glutaredoxin family protein: protein MQVYFYTKENCPLCDEAEQILRTLQDDFSYTINKIDIYTDDSLLETYQIRIPVIEVSGQVIAEGIVTETEITGALRKIIHDKNRTE from the coding sequence ATGCAAGTCTATTTTTATACAAAAGAAAATTGTCCGTTGTGCGACGAAGCGGAACAAATTCTGCGAACATTACAGGACGATTTTTCATATACGATAAACAAAATTGATATTTATACAGATGACAGCTTGCTCGAAACCTACCAAATCCGAATTCCGGTCATCGAAGTATCCGGCCAAGTGATCGCGGAAGGGATTGTGACAGAAACAGAAATAACGGGCGCGCTTCGAAAAATTATCCATGATAAAAATAGGACTGAATAA
- the gpmI gene encoding 2,3-bisphosphoglycerate-independent phosphoglycerate mutase produces the protein MSKQPVALIILDGFALRDEQQGNAVKQAKKPNFDKYWNEYPHAALTACGEAVGLPEGQMGNSEVGHMNIGAGRIVYQSLTRINMAIRDGEFFENQALLGAMDHVKASGTNLHLFALLSDGGIHSHNQHIYALLGMAAKNGVENVYVHAFLDGRDVPPKSALGYIEELEKKMAETSVGKIATLSGRYYAMDRDKRWERVEKTYRAMVYGEGPAYTDPKQAVELSYDEGITDEFVIPSVITDANGSPTATIKDNDAIIFVNFRPDRAIQLSQVFTNDEFNGFNLGKGFPRNLHYVCMTHFSDTVNGEVAFPPISLDNTLGETVSKLGLTQLRIAETEKYPHVTFFFSGGQEEEFPGEDRILIDSPKVATYDLKPEMSAYEVTDALLAEINADKYDLIILNFANPDMVGHSGMLKPTIRAVEAVDECLGKIVDLIIQKGGSAIITADHGNADEVVTLEGKPMTAHTTNPVPVIVTKKGVELRNDGILADLSPTLLHLLNKDQPKEMTGKSLIK, from the coding sequence GTGTCTAAACAACCTGTAGCACTTATTATTCTTGACGGTTTTGCGCTAAGAGACGAGCAACAAGGCAACGCGGTCAAACAGGCGAAAAAGCCAAACTTCGACAAATATTGGAATGAATACCCGCATGCCGCGTTAACCGCTTGCGGCGAAGCGGTCGGGCTTCCCGAAGGGCAAATGGGAAACTCTGAAGTCGGCCATATGAACATCGGTGCCGGACGCATCGTTTATCAAAGCTTGACAAGAATCAATATGGCGATCCGTGATGGGGAGTTTTTTGAAAACCAAGCACTTTTAGGCGCGATGGATCACGTGAAAGCATCTGGGACAAACCTGCACCTTTTTGCCTTGTTATCGGACGGCGGCATCCATAGCCATAATCAGCACATTTACGCTTTGCTTGGCATGGCAGCGAAAAATGGCGTTGAAAATGTTTATGTCCATGCATTTTTAGATGGACGCGACGTTCCCCCTAAATCAGCGTTAGGCTACATCGAAGAACTCGAAAAGAAAATGGCCGAAACCAGTGTTGGCAAGATTGCTACACTGTCGGGACGTTATTATGCGATGGATCGCGATAAAAGATGGGAACGAGTCGAGAAAACGTATCGTGCAATGGTTTACGGTGAGGGGCCTGCCTATACCGATCCCAAACAGGCGGTGGAGCTGTCATATGATGAAGGAATTACTGATGAATTTGTCATCCCTTCCGTCATTACCGATGCAAATGGCAGCCCAACGGCAACGATTAAAGACAATGATGCCATTATTTTTGTAAACTTCAGGCCGGATCGGGCGATTCAGCTTTCACAAGTTTTTACAAACGATGAATTTAACGGATTTAATCTTGGGAAGGGGTTCCCAAGAAACCTCCATTATGTATGTATGACACACTTTAGCGATACAGTAAACGGAGAAGTTGCTTTTCCGCCGATTAGTTTGGACAATACGTTAGGCGAAACGGTTTCCAAGTTAGGATTAACGCAGCTTCGCATTGCGGAAACGGAGAAATACCCGCATGTTACGTTCTTTTTCAGCGGTGGACAAGAAGAGGAATTCCCTGGCGAGGATCGGATTTTGATTGATTCACCGAAAGTGGCAACGTATGATTTGAAGCCTGAAATGAGTGCGTATGAAGTGACCGATGCACTCCTTGCGGAAATCAATGCGGATAAATATGACCTCATTATTTTAAATTTTGCCAATCCGGATATGGTCGGCCATTCAGGAATGCTTAAACCGACAATCCGTGCGGTGGAAGCAGTTGATGAGTGTTTAGGAAAAATTGTGGATCTCATTATTCAAAAGGGCGGCTCCGCGATTATCACGGCTGATCACGGGAATGCAGACGAAGTGGTAACGCTTGAAGGCAAACCAATGACTGCCCACACAACGAATCCTGTGCCTGTTATTGTGACGAAAAAAGGAGTAGAATTAAGGAATGACGGCATCCTTGCTGATCTTTCTCCAACCCTCTTGCACCTTTTGAACAAAGATCAGCCGAAAGAAATGACAGGAAAATCGTTAATAAAATAA
- a CDS encoding Na+/H+ antiporter subunit A gives MSILHIAIIIPFLAALFIPLLNKKKSNLHIGWFVLIVSATLFIIFARYIPSVASGEYYLYTFEWIPSYGISFTTYLDGLSMIFSLLITGIGSMVILYSIFYLSASESLQHFYIYLLLFMGAMLGVVLSDNLMVLYVFWELTSISSFLLIAFWYYRKGSRYGAQKSLLITVSGGVAMLTGFIMIYVMTNTFSIREILSAINQYTDHQLFIPAMILVLFGAFTKSAQFPFHIWLPDAMEAPTPVSAYLHSATMVKAGIYLVARLTPIFGSDQAWFWIVSVIGLMTLFWGSFTAIRQPDLKALLAFSTVSQLGLIMSLFGIGSAALHYGYSTESVIYTQATFAALFHLVNHATFKGTLFMVVGIIDHELGTRDIRRLGGLMALMPVTFSVAVIGSFSMAGLPPFNGFLSKEMFFTAVLNASEFDIFSVGAWAKLFPIIAWIASVFTFVYCMIIVFRTFLGPYQLEKIERPAHEAPVGLLLSPVILAVFIIGIFFFPNMLGEYLLQPAMASIFHTFAESEELTPKITAWHGFNAELWMTIGVIAAGAFLYKFLRYWKGIYSLFPAKLSFNSLYNGMLMQAEKQSSSITNFYMTGFLRDYLLYIFLFFLLAFGGGFLVTGAFSFDISDNAPINVYERIFVFVMMAAGIAIPFAKSRLTSILLNGVLGYSIAMFFVLFRAPDLALTQLVVESVTTALFLLCFYYLPEWKKEPSNPKFKIPNAVVAVLVGVVYTLVALSVQSNKLFNTISYYFENAYELSGGKNIVNAILGDFRAFDTMLEVIVLVIAGISVYTLIKLKREKEGQNIEDQ, from the coding sequence TTGTCTATTTTACATATTGCAATTATTATCCCTTTTTTAGCTGCATTATTTATACCTCTCTTAAATAAAAAAAAATCAAACTTACATATAGGTTGGTTTGTTTTGATCGTCTCGGCAACATTGTTTATTATCTTTGCCCGCTATATTCCTTCTGTTGCAAGCGGCGAGTATTATTTGTACACCTTTGAATGGATTCCATCATATGGCATCAGCTTTACGACCTATTTAGACGGGTTAAGTATGATTTTCAGCCTTCTTATTACAGGTATTGGGAGCATGGTCATACTTTACTCCATCTTCTATTTATCTGCAAGTGAATCTTTGCAGCATTTTTATATTTATTTGCTTTTATTCATGGGAGCGATGCTCGGCGTTGTTCTCTCCGATAATTTGATGGTTCTTTATGTGTTTTGGGAATTAACAAGCATTTCCTCTTTTCTGTTAATTGCTTTTTGGTATTACAGAAAAGGATCAAGATACGGCGCCCAAAAGTCTCTGCTCATTACGGTGAGCGGCGGCGTTGCGATGCTTACCGGCTTCATCATGATTTATGTTATGACAAATACGTTTAGCATAAGAGAAATCCTATCGGCAATAAATCAATATACGGATCACCAACTGTTTATACCGGCAATGATTTTAGTGCTTTTTGGCGCCTTCACAAAATCAGCGCAGTTTCCATTCCATATTTGGCTCCCTGACGCGATGGAAGCACCGACACCCGTCAGTGCTTACCTGCATTCGGCCACAATGGTAAAAGCCGGCATCTACTTAGTTGCCCGTTTAACACCAATATTTGGCAGCGATCAAGCTTGGTTTTGGATTGTAAGCGTCATCGGCCTCATGACATTATTTTGGGGCTCTTTCACTGCGATTCGCCAACCGGATCTTAAAGCCCTCCTTGCCTTTTCAACCGTCAGCCAGCTTGGACTTATTATGAGTTTGTTCGGAATTGGGTCCGCAGCCCTTCACTATGGCTACAGCACAGAGTCAGTCATTTATACGCAAGCGACGTTTGCCGCGCTCTTTCATCTTGTTAACCATGCAACGTTTAAGGGAACACTTTTTATGGTTGTCGGCATCATCGACCATGAACTCGGTACAAGGGACATCCGCAGGCTTGGTGGTTTGATGGCGTTAATGCCAGTCACGTTTTCAGTTGCCGTCATTGGTAGTTTTTCAATGGCCGGCCTCCCGCCATTCAACGGTTTTCTAAGTAAAGAAATGTTCTTCACCGCGGTACTAAACGCAAGCGAATTCGATATTTTCTCGGTTGGGGCTTGGGCAAAACTCTTTCCGATTATCGCCTGGATCGCGAGTGTTTTTACCTTCGTGTATTGTATGATTATCGTTTTCCGTACGTTCCTTGGGCCTTATCAATTAGAAAAAATTGAACGTCCGGCGCATGAAGCTCCTGTTGGTTTGTTACTCTCACCAGTAATTCTTGCAGTTTTTATCATTGGAATTTTTTTCTTTCCGAACATGTTGGGAGAGTATTTGCTTCAGCCAGCCATGGCAAGTATTTTCCATACATTTGCTGAATCAGAGGAGCTTACCCCAAAAATTACAGCTTGGCACGGCTTTAATGCGGAATTATGGATGACAATTGGAGTCATCGCTGCCGGCGCCTTTTTGTATAAATTTTTGCGGTATTGGAAAGGAATCTATTCGCTATTCCCGGCAAAACTATCGTTCAACTCTCTATACAACGGAATGCTTATGCAGGCTGAAAAACAATCTTCCTCTATAACGAATTTCTATATGACAGGGTTCCTTCGAGACTATTTACTTTATATTTTTCTTTTCTTTTTGCTGGCATTTGGAGGCGGATTTCTCGTAACTGGCGCATTTTCATTCGACATATCTGACAATGCTCCGATCAATGTGTATGAACGGATCTTTGTTTTTGTTATGATGGCTGCCGGCATCGCCATCCCGTTTGCAAAATCCCGTTTAACATCGATTTTATTGAATGGTGTGTTAGGATATTCGATCGCTATGTTCTTTGTTTTATTCCGTGCCCCAGACCTTGCACTCACTCAACTCGTTGTTGAGTCTGTCACTACCGCTCTGTTCCTGCTTTGCTTTTATTATTTGCCGGAATGGAAAAAAGAGCCATCCAATCCGAAATTTAAAATTCCAAACGCTGTTGTAGCTGTTCTGGTCGGTGTTGTTTACACCCTCGTGGCACTTTCTGTCCAAAGCAACAAGCTGTTTAACACCATTTCATATTACTTTGAAAATGCATACGAACTTTCGGGCGGAAAAAACATTGTCAATGCCATTTTAGGCGACTTCCGGGCGTTTGATACGATGTTAGAAGTGATTGTACTCGTCATTGCCGGAATTAGCGTATATACCTTGATTAAGCTAAAAAGGGAAAAGGAGGGGCAGAATATTGAAGATCAATGA
- a CDS encoding Na(+)/H(+) antiporter subunit C — METLITILSGVLVTVAVYLLLSKKIIQVILGTAILSHAVHLLLLTMGGLKIGSAPILGEKTETYTDALPQALILTAIVISFAVTAFILVLAYRTYQTTKTDNLEVLRGSDDE, encoded by the coding sequence ATGGAAACATTAATTACCATCCTATCCGGTGTCTTAGTAACGGTTGCGGTTTATTTACTTCTGTCTAAAAAAATCATTCAAGTCATATTGGGAACAGCGATCCTTTCTCATGCGGTTCACCTGCTTTTGCTGACAATGGGGGGATTGAAAATTGGAAGCGCCCCGATCTTAGGGGAAAAAACGGAAACATATACTGATGCACTCCCGCAAGCTCTTATTTTAACTGCTATCGTCATCAGCTTTGCTGTAACAGCGTTTATTCTCGTTCTCGCTTACCGCACTTACCAGACAACAAAAACGGACAATCTTGAGGTGCTAAGGGGATCAGATGATGAATAA
- a CDS encoding universal stress protein, whose protein sequence is MKKAKGRMDERILVCVYYGPNGERLIKRGHKMASMLDCPLYILTVDPLPYDEFDAEKSGYIERWKELAEELDVEEFILRDNARRPTAKVIAEVAHQYNITQIIIGQTAQSRWEEITKGSFINVLLREITFVDIHIVSIDRRIKGEDDAYFEKGVRGYLVKDDKGYRLCFTYSKDVHYEGIFYKEVGTDFNNGVFKFIKNNRSCQVHITEDRVTNPKKLHPYLAEEELKE, encoded by the coding sequence ATGAAAAAAGCAAAGGGCCGTATGGATGAGAGAATTCTCGTTTGTGTGTATTATGGGCCAAATGGTGAGCGATTAATTAAACGCGGTCACAAAATGGCAAGCATGTTGGATTGCCCTTTGTATATTTTAACAGTTGATCCCCTTCCATACGATGAATTTGATGCGGAGAAATCAGGATACATTGAGCGTTGGAAGGAGCTTGCGGAGGAATTGGACGTGGAGGAGTTTATCCTCCGTGATAATGCAAGGCGTCCAACGGCCAAGGTCATTGCAGAAGTTGCCCACCAATATAATATTACACAAATTATTATTGGCCAGACCGCACAAAGCAGATGGGAAGAAATTACAAAAGGTTCCTTTATTAATGTACTCTTGCGGGAAATAACATTTGTTGATATCCATATTGTATCAATCGACCGTAGAATAAAAGGTGAAGATGACGCGTACTTTGAGAAAGGAGTGCGTGGTTATTTAGTTAAGGATGATAAAGGATATCGGCTTTGCTTCACGTATTCAAAAGACGTTCATTATGAAGGGATTTTCTATAAAGAAGTCGGTACGGATTTCAATAACGGGGTTTTTAAGTTCATCAAAAATAACCGATCATGCCAAGTCCATATTACGGAAGATAGAGTAACCAATCCGAAAAAACTTCATCCCTATTTAGCCGAAGAGGAACTAAAAGAGTAA
- a CDS encoding Na+/H+ antiporter subunit D, with product MNNILILPMAIPILTGIILMFLRPYLRLQRWLSLLSVSVTAGISLYILNLIQREGILRLDFGGWLPPYGILFVADSFSVLLVLTASIVAMVCLFYAFFSIGKAHEKMFFYPFVHLLLAGVNGSFLTGDLFNLFVCFEVMLLASYALISLGGTKIQLKESIKYVVINVLSSSFFLIAVAYLYGAVGTLNLAHLSERIAEAGQNPLLTTISILFLIVFSLKAGLLLYFWLPGSYSAPPTAVAALFGALLTKVGIYAFFRIFTLLFYHEPSITHTLIGMMAGLTLIGGSIGAIAYNDIRYIVSYNVVIAIGFILVGLAVATPASMEGAIYYLIHDMIVKALLFLLAGTMISLTGTAKIDSERMSGLIRNYPLLGWLFFIVILSLTGIPPLSGFIGKVLVGQGAVEAGSYILLGLAFLSSIFVLYSLLRIFINCFWGETILSKEDEVPLRKSWMIPCVILSAATFGIGIGAEALSPYIHDAANILMNPDLYIDAVLNE from the coding sequence ATGAATAATATCCTTATACTGCCAATGGCCATTCCGATTCTGACAGGGATTATTCTTATGTTCCTCCGGCCATATCTTCGATTACAACGATGGCTTAGTTTATTAAGTGTATCCGTAACAGCTGGGATAAGTCTCTACATTTTAAACCTTATTCAAAGAGAAGGAATCCTGCGTCTCGATTTTGGCGGGTGGCTGCCGCCTTATGGCATTTTATTTGTTGCTGATTCGTTCTCCGTTTTACTCGTGTTGACGGCAAGCATTGTAGCAATGGTGTGTCTTTTTTATGCTTTTTTTTCAATTGGAAAAGCACATGAAAAAATGTTTTTTTATCCATTTGTCCACCTTCTCTTGGCTGGAGTCAACGGTTCATTTTTAACAGGCGATCTTTTCAACCTTTTCGTTTGTTTTGAAGTGATGTTATTAGCTTCTTATGCCTTGATTTCTCTTGGAGGGACAAAAATCCAACTAAAGGAATCGATTAAATATGTTGTGATTAATGTACTATCTTCTTCGTTTTTCCTTATTGCCGTTGCGTATTTATACGGCGCGGTTGGGACGCTGAATTTAGCTCATTTGTCTGAACGAATTGCTGAAGCGGGACAAAACCCTCTTTTGACCACAATTAGCATTTTGTTTTTAATTGTTTTTAGTTTGAAAGCCGGACTGCTGCTTTATTTTTGGCTGCCAGGGTCTTATAGTGCACCGCCAACAGCGGTGGCTGCTCTATTTGGTGCGCTTTTAACGAAAGTCGGTATTTATGCATTCTTCCGGATCTTTACTCTGCTCTTTTACCATGAGCCATCAATTACGCATACATTGATTGGCATGATGGCCGGCTTGACGCTCATTGGCGGCAGTATAGGTGCAATCGCCTATAATGATATCCGCTACATCGTTTCATATAATGTCGTCATTGCTATTGGCTTTATCCTGGTAGGACTTGCGGTAGCAACGCCGGCTTCTATGGAAGGAGCGATCTATTATTTAATTCACGACATGATTGTTAAGGCGTTGCTGTTCTTGCTTGCCGGAACAATGATTTCTCTTACAGGCACTGCCAAGATCGACAGTGAACGAATGAGCGGCCTCATCCGAAATTATCCGTTGTTAGGTTGGCTTTTTTTCATTGTCATTCTGTCACTTACCGGCATCCCGCCACTTAGTGGTTTCATAGGGAAAGTTTTAGTTGGACAAGGCGCGGTTGAAGCTGGATCGTATATTCTGCTTGGCCTTGCTTTCTTATCCAGTATTTTTGTTCTCTATTCGCTTCTTCGCATCTTTATAAATTGCTTTTGGGGTGAAACGATTCTAAGCAAAGAAGATGAAGTGCCTTTAAGAAAAAGCTGGATGATCCCTTGTGTTATACTCTCTGCGGCTACATTCGGAATCGGTATTGGTGCGGAAGCACTCTCGCCGTATATACATGATGCGGCAAACATTTTGATGAACCCTGACCTTTATATCGATGCGGTATTAAATGAATAA
- the rpoN gene encoding RNA polymerase factor sigma-54: MELGLFQKQTTKLIMTTELRQAIAILQYSAVELTDFLKEEALENPLIELKENKNWQEDGFRSTTYSREYSPSQSDEEQDSPIDYVHVKEENIQSVLLEQLRDLSFPESERKILAFLIENINEAGYLVISLEEAARFLGKSEEDVYKAFKYFQLFEPIGIGARSLQECLLWQLEELEERSFLTEKIVENDLELLAEKKWNDIAAKYNVSLKEVQASADLVLSLNPKPGAALGEGKPRYLFPDITVEKVEGEYLVTLNDYMLPTIHLNRQYQYMLSQAGKTEAEQYMNEKYSRVMWLIRSIEQRRMTLLRLSEAIVKHQKEFLEKGVLHLKPMTLKEIADEIDVHESTVSRAVKHKVIQTPKGIYELKDFFTSKVESADGEGASSRAVKHVMQTLIDGEDKYKPLSDQKIVDLLKGEGIKISRRTVAKYREEMNIPSSSKRKRFQ, from the coding sequence ATGGAGTTAGGATTATTTCAAAAACAAACGACAAAATTAATCATGACGACTGAACTTCGTCAAGCAATTGCGATTTTGCAATATTCCGCCGTTGAATTGACAGATTTTTTAAAAGAAGAAGCGCTCGAAAATCCGTTGATTGAGCTAAAAGAAAATAAAAATTGGCAAGAAGACGGATTTCGAAGTACAACATACAGCCGCGAATATTCACCTTCCCAAAGCGATGAGGAACAAGATAGCCCGATCGATTATGTTCATGTGAAAGAGGAGAACATCCAATCCGTTTTATTGGAACAATTAAGAGATTTGTCGTTTCCTGAAAGTGAGCGAAAGATTCTTGCCTTTTTAATAGAAAATATCAATGAAGCTGGCTATTTAGTGATTTCACTTGAGGAAGCGGCTCGTTTTCTTGGAAAAAGCGAAGAGGACGTTTACAAGGCTTTTAAATATTTCCAACTGTTTGAACCAATCGGTATCGGAGCACGTTCGCTCCAGGAATGTCTGCTTTGGCAGCTTGAAGAGTTAGAAGAGCGCTCATTCCTTACCGAAAAAATCGTTGAAAACGATCTTGAGCTGTTAGCTGAAAAGAAATGGAATGACATTGCTGCCAAATATAATGTTTCTTTAAAAGAAGTGCAAGCCTCCGCAGATCTCGTTCTTTCACTCAATCCAAAACCAGGGGCGGCGCTCGGAGAAGGAAAGCCAAGATACTTATTTCCCGACATTACAGTTGAAAAAGTTGAAGGTGAGTATCTCGTTACATTAAATGATTATATGCTTCCAACGATCCATCTTAACCGCCAGTATCAATATATGCTTTCACAAGCAGGGAAAACGGAAGCAGAGCAATACATGAATGAAAAATACAGCAGAGTGATGTGGCTCATCCGAAGCATCGAGCAGCGGAGGATGACATTGCTTCGGCTGTCAGAAGCCATCGTCAAACATCAAAAGGAATTTCTTGAAAAAGGGGTGCTTCACCTGAAGCCGATGACGCTGAAAGAAATTGCCGATGAAATTGATGTCCACGAATCAACGGTAAGCCGTGCGGTGAAACATAAAGTGATCCAAACCCCGAAAGGGATTTATGAATTGAAAGATTTCTTTACATCAAAAGTCGAGTCCGCCGATGGAGAAGGAGCTTCATCCAGAGCCGTAAAGCATGTGATGCAAACGTTAATTGATGGTGAAGATAAATATAAACCACTCTCTGATCAGAAAATTGTTGATTTATTAAAAGGAGAGGGGATTAAAATATCGCGGCGAACCGTTGCCAAATATCGGGAAGAAATGAATATTCCATCTTCATCAAAAAGAAAGCGGTTCCAATAG